A DNA window from Rossellomorea marisflavi contains the following coding sequences:
- a CDS encoding RsfA family transcriptional regulator, whose amino-acid sequence MSSNRQDAWNQDEDVLLAEVVLRYIREGGTQLQAFEEVGKKLSRTSAACGFRWNSFVRKQYKSGIELAKNQRKQTKRGAPPAKKEASPEVEQIKEATDLSVESIIHYLQRAEESVRHEEEIRSENQKLLHQIDQLQEKMKEIETQLYNYESKYSLLEEDHKSLLAIFEKARKMALLQGNEDKVKFQMDKNGNLQRLNK is encoded by the coding sequence ATGTCTTCGAATAGACAGGATGCTTGGAACCAGGATGAGGATGTGTTGTTGGCAGAAGTGGTTTTAAGGTATATCAGGGAGGGGGGCACACAGCTCCAGGCTTTTGAAGAGGTGGGGAAGAAACTTTCGAGGACTTCGGCAGCCTGCGGATTCCGGTGGAACTCGTTCGTACGCAAGCAATATAAATCAGGAATCGAGCTTGCGAAGAATCAGCGGAAACAAACCAAAAGGGGTGCACCTCCAGCTAAAAAAGAAGCTTCTCCTGAAGTGGAACAGATCAAGGAAGCGACTGACCTGTCGGTTGAGAGCATCATTCACTATTTGCAACGAGCGGAGGAGTCTGTGCGTCATGAAGAAGAGATCCGGAGCGAGAATCAAAAACTCCTTCATCAAATCGACCAGCTTCAGGAGAAAATGAAAGAAATCGAAACGCAGCTCTATAATTATGAGTCAAAATATTCCCTGCTTGAAGAGGATCACAAATCCCTTCTGGCTATATTCGAAAAAGCAAGGAAGATGGCCCTTCTGCAGGGAAATGAAGATAAGGTCAAATTCCAGATGGATAAAAACGGGAACCTTCAGCGACTGAATAAGTAG
- a CDS encoding N-acetyltransferase, with the protein MANKVEKLKVNYKTLEEFKKFKEYGVQELSMLDDLQENIIENDSESPFYGIYFGDTLVARMSLYQRDARFDQYFDPAQNYLELWKLEVLPKYQNKGYGSILVEFAKSFGLPIKTNSRIKSQGFWERMDFHQVTYDVERDLSENPMVWFPEGVSEQKHG; encoded by the coding sequence ATGGCAAATAAAGTAGAGAAGCTGAAAGTCAATTACAAAACTCTTGAAGAGTTTAAGAAGTTTAAAGAATACGGTGTACAAGAGCTATCCATGCTCGACGACCTTCAGGAAAATATCATTGAAAACGATAGTGAATCTCCGTTTTATGGAATCTATTTCGGCGACACACTGGTTGCCCGCATGAGTCTTTACCAGCGTGATGCAAGGTTCGATCAGTACTTCGATCCAGCTCAAAATTACCTTGAGTTGTGGAAGCTTGAAGTCCTTCCTAAGTATCAGAACAAAGGATACGGCAGCATCCTTGTGGAATTTGCCAAAAGCTTCGGTCTTCCGATCAAGACGAATTCCCGCATAAAGTCCCAGGGGTTCTGGGAAAGGATGGACTTTCATCAGGTAACATACGATGTGGAACGTGATCTGAGCGAGAATCCCATGGTATGGTTTCCTGAAGGAGTATCAGAACAAAAGCACGGCTGA